Proteins found in one Brachypodium distachyon strain Bd21 chromosome 5, Brachypodium_distachyon_v3.0, whole genome shotgun sequence genomic segment:
- the LOC100826942 gene encoding probable LRR receptor-like serine/threonine-protein kinase At3g47570 isoform X2 has translation MLSVLSRVCISLILFIFVGAPILPAAAKANMSEIDRQALLCFKSGISSDPLGILNSWSGASLNFCAWKGVTCGTKFPPRAISLDLTSAHLSGQISTCVGNLTFLSGINLADNHLSGTIPDELGKLVDLHMLMLAGSNLEGTIPDSLGASMSLSYVNLANNTLTGGIPLSFANSSSLRTLILSRNNLSGEIPATLFHSSSLLTMVDLQLNFFTGHIPPFYKIAALKFLCLAENFLSGSIPPSIGNVSSLTSILLDQNKLSGLIPETVSHITNLLKLDLSFNTLSGTFPLSLYNMSSLQYFSVARNGLVGQIPSHIGYSLPNLQFLIMESNRLNGLIPTSLANLSNLQTLDLSNNSLHGSVPSLGSLANLHRVVLGRNLLQAHDWLFLSSLANCTQLTKLSLEGNALNGSLPTTVVELSRKLEDLSLGSNQISGSIPLGISNLVNLTSLRMESNLLSGSIPSTIGKLQKLFILNLSKNKLSGQIPSSVGDITQLGKLYLNDNNLSGNIPGSLGQCMGLLELNLSRNNLDGLIPDELFHNPPLSLGLDFSHNNLTGKLPLGLCKHGVNGPVSLHMEGNKFRGQIPECWNLLVLTQQINLSHNALTGFVPIFFANLNMLEQLDLSYNNLEGSVPTRGIFENFTQAHLDGNERLCSSSATLAALPTCAVISAPATKTKHHLSLHVTLLLIVLPPLAIGFLLLPWFLFTLWERGVTFRRWDVVSKMFSFPRWDNLSKMFWFFAHLKRRKVHTVACHDEKKLKRVSYQDILEATNWFSSYNKVSSTRTGSVYVGRFKFDNDLVAIKVFNQNEPGANESFFTECQVLRSTRHRNILKCVTTCSTLDTESNEFRALVYQFMASGNLERWLHPKQHNDIPKRTLSLGLRICIAVDVASALDYLHNQPMPPLMHCDLKPSNILLDYDMTAIIGDFGSAKFLLPVSGSPEDLIVIGGTIGYMAPDWAATSQ, from the exons ATGCTCTCAGTGTTGTCTCGAGTCTGTATTTCACTCATCCTTTTCATCTTCGTCGGTGCTCCAATActcccagcagcagcaaaagcAAACATGTCCGAGATAGACCGTCAGGCCCTCCTTTGCTTCAAGTCTGGCATCAGCTCTGATCCTCTTGGCATCCTGAACTCATGGAGCGGCGCCTCACTTAACTTTTGTGCCTGGAAAGGGGTCACTTGTGGCACAAAGTTTCCACCCCGGGCAATCTCTCTAGACTTGACCTCTGCACATCTCAGCGGGCAAATATCTACATGTGTAGGCAACTTGACTTTTCTGTCCGGGATAAACCTTGCCGATAATCATCTTTCAGGAACCATTCCTGATGAGTTGGGTAAGCTTGTAGACCTCCATATGCTGATGCTTGCAGGCAGCAATCTTGAAGGTACTATCCCTGATTCATTAGGCGCTAGCATGTCTCTTAGCTATGTAAATCTTGCGAACAATACTCTTACCGGAGGTATCCCTCTCTCATTTGCCAATAGCTCCTCACTCCGCACACTTATACTGTCACGCAATAACCTCTCTGGAGAGATTCCTGCTACTTTGTTTCATAGCTCATCTCTACTTACTATGGTTGATCTGCAGTTAAATTTTTTTACTGGTCATATCCCCCCTTTCTATAAGATCGCAGCTCTCAAATTTCTTTGTCTGGCAGAGAACTTCCTCTCTGGAAGCATACCTCCCTCAATAGGAAATGTTTCTTCTCTCACTTCTATACTGCTCGACCAAAATAAGTTATCCGGATTAATTCCAGAAACTGTGAGTCACATTACAAACCTTCTTAAGCTTGATTTAAGCTTCAACACTTTGTCAGGGACTTTTCCGTTGTCGCTTTACAACATGTCATCACTCCAATACTTCAGCGTAGCCAGAAATGGCCTTGTTGGGCAGATACCATCTCACATTGGTTACTCACTACCAAACCTCCAGTTTCTGATCATGGAAAGCAACAGGCTCAATGGCCTGATCCCTACTTCACTAGCCAACTTGTCAAATTTGCAAACGCTTGATCTTTCTAACAACTCGCTCCATGGTTCTGTTCCATCTCTTGGATCCTTAGCAAACTTGCATCGGGTGGTTTTAGGGAGGAACTTGCTACAAGCACATGACTGGCTATTCCTTTCATCTCTAGCAAATTGCACCCAGTtgacaaagttgtccttggaAGGGAATGCCCTGAATGGCAGCCTACCTACGACAGTTGTTGAACTTTCCAGAAAACTAGAGGATTTATCGCTTGGCTCAAACCAAATTTCCGGCTCCATACCTCTTGGGATAAGCAATCTTGTTAACCTCACTTCTCTTAGGATGGAAAGCAATTTGCTTTCTGGTAGCATACCTTCCACAATTGGGAAACTGCAAAAACTATTTATCCTTAACTtatcaaaaaacaaattatctGGTCAGATCCCCTCCTCAGTTGGTGACATTACTCAACTAGGCAAGCTTTATCTTAATGACAACAACTTGTCTGGTAATATACCAGGTAGTTTAGGTCAGTGCATGGGACTTCTTGAACTAAACTTGTCTCGAAACAACCTTGATGGATTAATTCCAGACGAACTCTTTCATAACCCTCCACTCTCCTTGGGTCTGGACTTCTCACACAACAATCTCACAGGGAAACTGCCATTGGGACTGTGTAAGCATGGTGTTAATGGTCCAGTATCCCTTCACATGGAAGGAAACAAGTTCCGTGGACAAATTCCAGAATGTTGGAATTTATTAGTGTTGACCCAACAGATTAATCTTTCTCACAATGCCTTAACGGGTTTCGTGCCTATATTCTTTGCGAATCTCAACATGCTAGAGCAACTTGATCTGTCTTACAACAACCTGGAAGGTTCTGTTCCTACACGTGGGATATTTGAGAATTTTACCCAGGCACATTTGGATGGCAATGAGAGGCTCTGTTCAAGCTCCGCTACACTAGCAGCACTACCAACCTGTGCTGTCATCTCGGCTCCAGCGACTAAAACAAAGCACCATCTGTCCTTGCATGTGACCTTGCTGCTAATTGTACTACCACCACTTGCTATTGGTTTTCTGTTGTTGCCATGGTTTCTATTTACACTTTGGGAGAGAGGGGTGACATTTCGACGATGGGATGTTGTGTCCAAGATGTTTTCATTTCCACGTTGGGATAATTTGTCCAAGATGTTTTGGTTCTTTGCCCATCTCAAGAGAAGAAAAGTACATACAGTTGCGTGCCATGACGAGAAGAAGCTGAAGCGGGTGTCATATCAGGACATCCTTGAAGCTACTAATTGGTTTTCTTCGTACAACAAAGTAAGCTCAACCCGCACTGGATCAGTCTATGTTGGTAGGTTCAAGTTTGACAATGACCTAGTGGCTATCAAAGTATTTAACCAGAATGAACCTGGTGCAAACGAAAGTTTCTTTACTGAGTGTCAAGTGCTACGGAGCACGCGCCATCGAAACATTCTCAAATGTGTGACGACATGCTCAACGTTGGACACAGAAAGCAATGAGTTCAGAGCACTAGTCTACCAGTTTATGGCTAGTGGCAACCTTGAAAGATGGCTTCACCCTAAGCAACACAATGACATACCAAAGAGAACCCTAAGCTTAGGCCTGAGGATATGCATAGCCGTAGATGTGGCCTCTGCTCTTGATTATCTTCACAACCAACCGATGCCGCCTTTGATGCATTGTGATTTGAAGCCAAGCAATATTCTTTTGGATTATGATATGACTGCAATTATTGGTGACTTTGGTTCAGCAAAGTTTCTGTTGCCAGTTTCGGGTAGTCCGGAAGACTTAATCGTTATCGGAGGAACAATTGGATACATGGCACCTG ATTGGGCTGCCACATCTCAGTAG
- the LOC100826942 gene encoding probable LRR receptor-like serine/threonine-protein kinase At3g47570 isoform X1 has product MLSVLSRVCISLILFIFVGAPILPAAAKANMSEIDRQALLCFKSGISSDPLGILNSWSGASLNFCAWKGVTCGTKFPPRAISLDLTSAHLSGQISTCVGNLTFLSGINLADNHLSGTIPDELGKLVDLHMLMLAGSNLEGTIPDSLGASMSLSYVNLANNTLTGGIPLSFANSSSLRTLILSRNNLSGEIPATLFHSSSLLTMVDLQLNFFTGHIPPFYKIAALKFLCLAENFLSGSIPPSIGNVSSLTSILLDQNKLSGLIPETVSHITNLLKLDLSFNTLSGTFPLSLYNMSSLQYFSVARNGLVGQIPSHIGYSLPNLQFLIMESNRLNGLIPTSLANLSNLQTLDLSNNSLHGSVPSLGSLANLHRVVLGRNLLQAHDWLFLSSLANCTQLTKLSLEGNALNGSLPTTVVELSRKLEDLSLGSNQISGSIPLGISNLVNLTSLRMESNLLSGSIPSTIGKLQKLFILNLSKNKLSGQIPSSVGDITQLGKLYLNDNNLSGNIPGSLGQCMGLLELNLSRNNLDGLIPDELFHNPPLSLGLDFSHNNLTGKLPLGLCKHGVNGPVSLHMEGNKFRGQIPECWNLLVLTQQINLSHNALTGFVPIFFANLNMLEQLDLSYNNLEGSVPTRGIFENFTQAHLDGNERLCSSSATLAALPTCAVISAPATKTKHHLSLHVTLLLIVLPPLAIGFLLLPWFLFTLWERGVTFRRWDVVSKMFSFPRWDNLSKMFWFFAHLKRRKVHTVACHDEKKLKRVSYQDILEATNWFSSYNKVSSTRTGSVYVGRFKFDNDLVAIKVFNQNEPGANESFFTECQVLRSTRHRNILKCVTTCSTLDTESNEFRALVYQFMASGNLERWLHPKQHNDIPKRTLSLGLRICIAVDVASALDYLHNQPMPPLMHCDLKPSNILLDYDMTAIIGDFGSAKFLLPVSGSPEDLIVIGGTIGYMAPEYRLGCHISVGADVYSFGVILLEMITGKRPTDDMFVDGLSIHKFCESMFPDRLAEILDPHMAHDEHQGCTEVWMQRYVIPLVALGLSCSVESPKYRPIMHDVCAKLFAIKEAFLEPFDD; this is encoded by the exons ATGCTCTCAGTGTTGTCTCGAGTCTGTATTTCACTCATCCTTTTCATCTTCGTCGGTGCTCCAATActcccagcagcagcaaaagcAAACATGTCCGAGATAGACCGTCAGGCCCTCCTTTGCTTCAAGTCTGGCATCAGCTCTGATCCTCTTGGCATCCTGAACTCATGGAGCGGCGCCTCACTTAACTTTTGTGCCTGGAAAGGGGTCACTTGTGGCACAAAGTTTCCACCCCGGGCAATCTCTCTAGACTTGACCTCTGCACATCTCAGCGGGCAAATATCTACATGTGTAGGCAACTTGACTTTTCTGTCCGGGATAAACCTTGCCGATAATCATCTTTCAGGAACCATTCCTGATGAGTTGGGTAAGCTTGTAGACCTCCATATGCTGATGCTTGCAGGCAGCAATCTTGAAGGTACTATCCCTGATTCATTAGGCGCTAGCATGTCTCTTAGCTATGTAAATCTTGCGAACAATACTCTTACCGGAGGTATCCCTCTCTCATTTGCCAATAGCTCCTCACTCCGCACACTTATACTGTCACGCAATAACCTCTCTGGAGAGATTCCTGCTACTTTGTTTCATAGCTCATCTCTACTTACTATGGTTGATCTGCAGTTAAATTTTTTTACTGGTCATATCCCCCCTTTCTATAAGATCGCAGCTCTCAAATTTCTTTGTCTGGCAGAGAACTTCCTCTCTGGAAGCATACCTCCCTCAATAGGAAATGTTTCTTCTCTCACTTCTATACTGCTCGACCAAAATAAGTTATCCGGATTAATTCCAGAAACTGTGAGTCACATTACAAACCTTCTTAAGCTTGATTTAAGCTTCAACACTTTGTCAGGGACTTTTCCGTTGTCGCTTTACAACATGTCATCACTCCAATACTTCAGCGTAGCCAGAAATGGCCTTGTTGGGCAGATACCATCTCACATTGGTTACTCACTACCAAACCTCCAGTTTCTGATCATGGAAAGCAACAGGCTCAATGGCCTGATCCCTACTTCACTAGCCAACTTGTCAAATTTGCAAACGCTTGATCTTTCTAACAACTCGCTCCATGGTTCTGTTCCATCTCTTGGATCCTTAGCAAACTTGCATCGGGTGGTTTTAGGGAGGAACTTGCTACAAGCACATGACTGGCTATTCCTTTCATCTCTAGCAAATTGCACCCAGTtgacaaagttgtccttggaAGGGAATGCCCTGAATGGCAGCCTACCTACGACAGTTGTTGAACTTTCCAGAAAACTAGAGGATTTATCGCTTGGCTCAAACCAAATTTCCGGCTCCATACCTCTTGGGATAAGCAATCTTGTTAACCTCACTTCTCTTAGGATGGAAAGCAATTTGCTTTCTGGTAGCATACCTTCCACAATTGGGAAACTGCAAAAACTATTTATCCTTAACTtatcaaaaaacaaattatctGGTCAGATCCCCTCCTCAGTTGGTGACATTACTCAACTAGGCAAGCTTTATCTTAATGACAACAACTTGTCTGGTAATATACCAGGTAGTTTAGGTCAGTGCATGGGACTTCTTGAACTAAACTTGTCTCGAAACAACCTTGATGGATTAATTCCAGACGAACTCTTTCATAACCCTCCACTCTCCTTGGGTCTGGACTTCTCACACAACAATCTCACAGGGAAACTGCCATTGGGACTGTGTAAGCATGGTGTTAATGGTCCAGTATCCCTTCACATGGAAGGAAACAAGTTCCGTGGACAAATTCCAGAATGTTGGAATTTATTAGTGTTGACCCAACAGATTAATCTTTCTCACAATGCCTTAACGGGTTTCGTGCCTATATTCTTTGCGAATCTCAACATGCTAGAGCAACTTGATCTGTCTTACAACAACCTGGAAGGTTCTGTTCCTACACGTGGGATATTTGAGAATTTTACCCAGGCACATTTGGATGGCAATGAGAGGCTCTGTTCAAGCTCCGCTACACTAGCAGCACTACCAACCTGTGCTGTCATCTCGGCTCCAGCGACTAAAACAAAGCACCATCTGTCCTTGCATGTGACCTTGCTGCTAATTGTACTACCACCACTTGCTATTGGTTTTCTGTTGTTGCCATGGTTTCTATTTACACTTTGGGAGAGAGGGGTGACATTTCGACGATGGGATGTTGTGTCCAAGATGTTTTCATTTCCACGTTGGGATAATTTGTCCAAGATGTTTTGGTTCTTTGCCCATCTCAAGAGAAGAAAAGTACATACAGTTGCGTGCCATGACGAGAAGAAGCTGAAGCGGGTGTCATATCAGGACATCCTTGAAGCTACTAATTGGTTTTCTTCGTACAACAAAGTAAGCTCAACCCGCACTGGATCAGTCTATGTTGGTAGGTTCAAGTTTGACAATGACCTAGTGGCTATCAAAGTATTTAACCAGAATGAACCTGGTGCAAACGAAAGTTTCTTTACTGAGTGTCAAGTGCTACGGAGCACGCGCCATCGAAACATTCTCAAATGTGTGACGACATGCTCAACGTTGGACACAGAAAGCAATGAGTTCAGAGCACTAGTCTACCAGTTTATGGCTAGTGGCAACCTTGAAAGATGGCTTCACCCTAAGCAACACAATGACATACCAAAGAGAACCCTAAGCTTAGGCCTGAGGATATGCATAGCCGTAGATGTGGCCTCTGCTCTTGATTATCTTCACAACCAACCGATGCCGCCTTTGATGCATTGTGATTTGAAGCCAAGCAATATTCTTTTGGATTATGATATGACTGCAATTATTGGTGACTTTGGTTCAGCAAAGTTTCTGTTGCCAGTTTCGGGTAGTCCGGAAGACTTAATCGTTATCGGAGGAACAATTGGATACATGGCACCTG AGTACAGATTGGGCTGCCACATCTCAGTAGGAGCTGATGTCTATAGTTTTGGAGTGATTCTACTGGAGATGATTACCGGAAAACGGCCGACCGATGATATGTTTGTCGACGGACTTAGCATTCACAAGTTCTGTGAATCCATGTTCCCAGACAGACTTGCAGAGATTCTAGATCCTCATATGGCGCATGACGAGCACCAAGGGTGTACAGAAGTATGGATGCAGAGATATGTTATCCCGTTGGTTGCACTTGGCCTGTCATGCTCCGTGGAATCTCCAAAGTATAGGCCTATAATGCATGATGTTTGTGCAAAACTATTCGCTATTAAAGAAGCTTTCCTGGAACCTTTTGATGATTGA